Within Apium graveolens cultivar Ventura unplaced genomic scaffold, ASM990537v1 ctg3108, whole genome shotgun sequence, the genomic segment tgctgagaagtatccctcacgatgtagaataaatatgattaattaattaatcatatttaatgaattagagaatttatataaataatgataaaatagttttattattatttatttctactaccggcttaatattgaacctacagggtcacaccataaaagagaatgatttaatggtggaggaattaattaataatggctgataattatttatttatgaaataaataattaattggcaaatttaataattaattaaatgagatttaattgattataaattaattaagaaaaagttcttaatattattaattaagaatttaatttttggaaattaaatcaagtgagagaattatttctaaagtgtttagaaaaaggattaataattacaaggtgttttaattattagtgagaataataaagggttaataataataatattttatgggaaaatttcagctgaaaattttgcctataaatatactattataaaccctatttttgcctcaacctaaattattacaaaaccctaattctctccacctcctcctccattacattgatttcttggtggataccggtggagtgcttcatacttgaggaacagctgctagagatctccgctcgttgtttttggatcgcttttaaagatccggtggagtgcttcacacttgaggagcagctgctagggatctccgctcgttgttcttggatcatttttaaaggttagaaattgATCCATACGATTTAATCACAATTTatatgcctttatttggattttatatcattGAAAATTGTTTCACCATGCTTCCGCTATGTATAAAATCTTtcaattgcatcattacactcatctttagtcaaatgtgctaggttagtggtgattacctgattacttgaagaacttgtttctgtctcatcagacttggccatcagggctaggttgacatagcttgtttcttcatcttcatccaatccattagctgcccagtcattttcttgtttAATGAcattccttttgcttgagcaactcaaaatatttctgtttataatcaacaggcccaaacttcttcttgctggaatctgactttctgcactcatttgcaaaatgaccagctaagccacatttgaaacacttgaattttgatttatccaccatgtttttatttggcttgACGACTCCAAATTTTTTCTTGAACTTGAACTCGaacttggcaaatcttctggataagaattctaaattctcatcaatatcatccatatcatcttgacttaattgattttcattttcagctaccagccctttgcccatgctttcacagacctttgatgtagactcaacagcttcttccttcatctctttctcctttctctaactcagcaaccagtgctatggatcctcctttcttccttcctttatccatcctttcatcttgctctatttcaagctcataagtcttcaggatgccatacagtctttctaAGGTAAACTCTttgtattcttgtgagtttctcaatgagactgtcattggcttccactcctttggaagagatctaaggaacttgaggttagagtcttttgtttgatagactcttctatgcaacttcagagcatttagtagcttttgaaatctactaaaaatatcggtgagagactcactttcttcacagtggaaatgctcatattgctaaaccagtagctgcatcttgttttccattacttgttcagtaccatcacagattatctgaattgtgtcccaaacctccttggttgttttgcagttaatgatattgtcaaacatatcaccatcaactccattgaataatatattcatggccttcttgtctttcctgacttgctcaatgtcagggtctgaccattcatcCCTTGGTTTGGGAACATatggttcatttccagttgcagctctcattggtacatgaggacctctctctatgcaatccacatagtcTTCATCTTGAAAGAGAAGATGTAGttgcatttttaccttccagtggtgGTAATtttctttgtccagaaaaggaattttgactccaacatccttcttgttcatcttgctgtttgttgtgatctttacactctttgtacttcaagagcttgctctgataccaattattagtccctaacaatacaacaagaattacagaagggggttgaatgtaattctggcaaCTTTTTCAAAACTAAATTGTTCTTTCttgataaaatatgaaagtaataaaaacaaatgcttttaaaactttctggtggattaagagtatccaccatatatatatatatatatatatcaataagaACTTTGTGAAGCTAAAAtcgctcacagctgctttacaagttgaacaatcaaactacaaagagattcttaacaagtacaactttttctatctctctttgaaATGTGTTTGTTTAGTTGATTGTtttactagctacacttggtttataaaTTACCAAGTtcacatgacaataagacaagataataaaacaaaacatatctattctaactctatgctgcttcacaactctgttccagcatctttgaatatcttcacaattgtatggaaatggcaatgcttctttgttctcaaattcctgcttaacaggctgtcacattccttttgcaaacacccgacacatgtgactatgttgtcactgtcaacagatgtttgaatatgatcatccgtcgggagtcttgcaGGTCATCCGccgggagctttgttgatcatccgtcgggtagctatttgtcacttgactctattttacttatacaaaattacaagacatcacatatttacatttaatcaacctattctgcatatccactagtagtcaacatgactcataaaCTCATACAGAATCTAcataaagttgtttgcagaaatgtactataattcttatttgttacatgagctactcactcgatggatgtcaaatgatcatccgtcgggactatagagttcatccgtcgggactatttttgaacatccgttgagtgctacaaaTTACACTATATTGAATCTACTAATGGTGTTTTGTTAAtttaatcatcaagtacacaacatattcctaacatcaAGATTCTTCATATTcataattttcttcttttaataGTAGAGAAGTCATAAATTTAAACGATAATAGCGTTGAAGTTGAAGAGATACGAGAAAGTGGTGTCCAATGAAAATGGGAAGAAGATAAGATTTTAATTAGAGCTTGGTTGAACGTCTCAATTGATCCACTAATTGGTACCGATCAAAAGGGTGAAACCTTTTGGGAACAGATTCATCAATATTACGAAAAAAGCAAACATGGTCTTATCAAAAGAGACGTTGTAGCTATAAGAAAAGGATGGCAACGAATCAATGAAGGAGCTCAAAAATATGGAGCATGCTTCGAGCATGCACAAAAAATGAATGGGAGTGGCTCAAACATGGACAATATAATAGAGGAGGCTCATGTTGAATATAAAGCTCTTTATGGAAAAAAATGTTACTTTGATAAGCATTGGAGTGATTTTCGAAGGCAAACAAAATGGAGAGCTCCTGTAATAAATATCGGGAGTACAAAGAGAACTAAGTTAAAATAATTTCGGAGCTTATTTGTCATCAGCTAAAAATGAAACACCAGATGACAATAATATTATGGAATCTCCGGTTCATCCTAAAGGTGCAAAAGCAGCCAAAAGGAAAGGAAAGGGAAAGAAGAAAGTCATAGACGTGGATGCTGAACGCTATGAAGAAATGACATCTGTTCAATGCCTGTAGTTGTCTCTATTGGAAGAATAATAAGAACCGTGTTAAGGAGATGGACTTAAAGATCATCATGAAAATACAAGTATTATCACTAGAACTCAACGTGAAGCGCATGCGGAAATGATAGAAGAAATAAAAAGGAGAAAGTCATCTGGATTTTAGTGCTTGGTTTTTATTATTTGGATTTTAGTATTGGGATTGTATTGTTTGGATTGTAGTGTTTGGATTTTAGTGTTTGGATTGTAATGTTTGGAAGGAAGCCGTTGTAATGTCTTTGTTGTGAGTTAATATTTGGAATAAATTCTTTTTAAGATTATATAAGATCATCAATATAATCATATTAGAAAAAACCAAACATGGCTGATATTTTGATATATACAAAGAGTTTGCTAAGGAAATGTTCAATAAAGATGACGATGAATATGAGAAATATCGTCTCCATCTCTTTAACAAAATTCAAGGGGAAGGATCTTAATCAACGCCTCGGTGAATGATATACAGAGACCATGAAGCCGGCCATGAACATCTAGTGAAACATTATTTTGCAGAAAATCCAGTCTATACCCCGGAAACATTTCGTAGAAGGTTCAGAATGGGGAGACATGTATTTCTTCACATTGTAGATACTCTCTCCCGTTTTGATCCATATTTCCAACAAATGGTTGATGCATTGGAAAGAAAAGGATTATCACCTCTACAGAAATGCACTGCTGTCATACTATGTTGGCATATGGAGTCTCTGCCGATGCCGTTGATGACTATGTCCGAATTGGTGAATCAACCGCCATTGAATGCTTGAAAAAGTTTGTCACTGATGTTAAATTGGTGTTTGAAAATGAATACTTGCGAAACCAAATTTAAATTATGCTCGACGTTTATTAGAGATGGGAGAGGCCCGTGGGTTTCCCGGTATGATGGGTAGTACTGGTTGTATGCATTGGCAATGGAAAAATTGTCTTAAAGCATGGAAGGGGATGTTTATGAGTGGTCACAAAGGGGTTTCAACGCTCTTACTTGAAGCTGTCGCCTCTTCGAATTTATGGATATGGCATGCATTTTTTGGAGTTGCTAAGTCTAACAATGACATAAATATTTTAGACCGATCACCATTATTCGATGAAGTGCTTGAAGGTCGTGCCCCTGAGGTAAATTATACGTTGAACGGTAACAACTATAATTTAGGGTACTATTTAGTTGATTGAATATACCCATAATGAGCTGCATTTGTTAAAATAATTTCACGTCCACAAAGCGAAAAGAGGAAGTTATTTTCCAAATATCATGAAGGTCAGCGAAAAGATGTTGCACGAGCATTTGGTGTATTGCAGTCTCGTTTTGCAATTGTGCGTGGCCCTGCACGATTCTGGGATAAAGGAGATCTTGCTAAAATAATGAGAGTATACATCATACTACAAAATATGATTATCGAAGATGAAAGAGACACATATGCTACTACATTTGGTCCGCTACCATCTTACGATGACACAACAAATGGAATATCGCAACTAAATATAGGCGAAGAGTCTTTTGTTCCGCATGAAAACTATATCCAAAGAATTATCCAGATTCGTGATCGACAAAAGTATTATCAATTGCAGGCTGATTTGGTGGAGCACATCTCATAATTTCACAATTCCCGTTAATTATTtcaattttatatttttagtTATAATTATGTTGTTTTTGTAACGTTTTTTCCCTTATTTTTATGTCGTTTATTTAAGTTTATTAAAAAAATCTTCAATTTTATGTAAGTTAAAATCAAatcatattttattaattttaaataatttgtaacTAAAATAGTGTAACTTAATTATACGTAAAAATAAATGAACATTAGATTCAAAAAATGAAAAAGGGAATAAAATTATGGGATATTGTGGGACATTAAAAAGTAAAAAAGTTGGTCATTCTGAGAGGACTTGCTTGGCCAAGAAGAGTGAT encodes:
- the LOC141700936 gene encoding uncharacterized protein LOC141700936 translates to MGEARGFPGMMGSTGCMHWQWKNCLKAWKGMFMSGHKGVSTLLLEAVASSNLWIWHAFFGVAKSNNDINILDRSPLFDEVLEGRAPEVNYTLNGQRKDVARAFGVLQSRFAIVRGPARFWDKGDLAKIMRVYIILQNMIIEDERDTYATTFGPLPSYDDTTNGISQLNIGEESFVPHENYIQRIIQIRDRQKYYQLQADLVEHIS